In Scomber japonicus isolate fScoJap1 chromosome 7, fScoJap1.pri, whole genome shotgun sequence, one genomic interval encodes:
- the ptprc gene encoding receptor-type tyrosine-protein phosphatase C, producing the protein MTTCDCDSPTTPLIPEDVKKLTVTVPEHNVIKVTCQTVTNFFGPDRLYIASLTYDHGVIQGSPPKKEKCEFVFKDLSYLTEYKVKVVAFNGKFSSKIIKKETVSTHYNDKAVIGFLVFLIILTSVALLVVIYKIYILRHRKSHDMTENLMLISQSNDEDNLLTIEPIAAEVLLDTYKRKLADEGRLFLAEFQSIPRIFSRYTVKEAKKACNAPKNRYVDILPYDYNRVGLTTGNGETGCDYINASFIDGYKESKKYIAAQGPKEETVSDFWRMIWEQQSSIIVMVTRCEEGNRVKCAQYWPSPDRETEIYEEFVVKLNSEDHCPDYTIRHLSLTNRREKNSEREVTHIQFMSWPDHGVPGEPHLLLKLRRRVNAFKNFFSGPIVVHCSAGVGRTGTYICIDAMMEGLEAEGRVDIYGYVVRLRRQRCLMVQVEAQYILIHQALLEHNQFGETEIPLSELHSTLSVLQQKNSDNESTLMEEEFGRLPNFKNWRTFNTGITEENKSKNRSSSVIPYDYNRVLLKMDEGRSHDSEHDDDEEEESSDEEDDESTKYINASQLEGYWSPRAFIAAQTPLPDTIADFWSMIHQKKASTVVMLSDSSEGDEDSVYWDKEKKTFGEIEVEVTSTDISPTFVKRNMQIRHVKRKEGRSVKHFQFLKWVNTDLPEKSQDLTDMIKDIKQSFGSGKSQGSVPIVVHCNDGSSRSGIFCALWTLLDSAESEKLLDVFQVVKTIRKERQGMFSSMEQYKYLYDAVRLVYPVQNGEVKGVQTTAQATVQATSSVQIVNETEATQQSAEKAEKAEKDEKAEKDEKAEQSASTTISEQQGEAENTPLVADGGKEDKKQEPEKGSSGPTETTPLEDTSNGTTVTVEV; encoded by the exons ATGACAACCTGTGACTGTGACAGTCCAACAACCCCACTGA tACCAGAAGATGTTAAGAAGTTGACGGTGACTGTCCCAGAGCATAACGTGATCAAAGTAACCTGTCAAACTGTGACAAATTTCTTTGGGCCTGACAGGTTATACATTGCAAGTCTTACTTATGATCATGGGGTCATTCAGGGATCACCAccgaagaaagaaaaatgtgaatttgtattCAAAGATCTAAGCTACTTAACGGAGTATAAAGTGAAG GTGGTCGCTTTCAACGGAAAATTTTCCAGCAAAATAATCAAGAAGGAAACAGTTAGCActcact ACAATGACAAAGCTGTTATTGGTTTTCTGgtcttcctcatcatcctcacatCTGTGGCCCTCCTCGTGGTCATCTACAAAATCTACATTCTTCGACACAGGAAGTCTCA TGACATGACTGAAAACCTGATGCTTATTTCACAATCAA ATGATGAGGACAACTTGCTGACTATCGAGCCAATCGCAGCAGAGGTCTTGTTGGACACTTACAAGAGGAAACTTGCTGATGAGGGAAGACTTTTTCTGGCTGAGTTTCAG AGCATCCCCCGAATTTTCTCAAGGTACACCGTGAAAGAAGCCAAAAAGGCCTGCAATGCCCCCAAGAACCGCTACGTGGACATCCTACCAT ATGATTATAACCGTGTCGGGCTGACCACAGGAAATGGAGAGACAGGATGTGACTACATCAACGCCAGTTTCATTGAT GGATACAAGGAATCCAAGAAGTACATTGCAGCTCAAG ggcCGAAAGAAGAGACAGTGAGTGACTTCTGGAGGATGATCTGGGAGCAGCAGTCCTCTatcattgtcatggtaacacgCTGCGAAGAAGGAAACAGG GTCAAGTGTGCGCAGTACTGGCCGTCTCCAGACCGAGAGACAGAGATCTATGAGGAGTTTGTCGTGAAGCTGAACTCAGAGGACCACTGCCCTGATTACACCATCCGCCATCTCAGCCTGACTAAT aggagagaaaaaaattcagagagagaggtgaCCCACATCCAGTTCATGAGTTGGCCAGACCACGGCGTCCCAGGAGAACCCCACCTTCTCCTGAAACTGAGACGGCGAGTCAACGCTTTTAAGAACTTCTTCAGTGGCCCCATCGTCGTCCATTGCAG TGCTGGAGTGGGCAGAACAGGCACCTACATTTGTATTGATGCCATGATGGAAGGTCTGGAGGCAGAGGGCAGAGTGGACATCTACGGCTACGTTGTCAGACTCCGCAGACAGAGATGTCTCATGGTTCAAGTCGAG GCCCAGTACATCCTGATTCACCAGGCACTGCTGGAGCACAACCAGTTTGGAGAAACTGAGATCCCCCTGTCTGAGCTCCACAGTACACTGAGCGTGCTGCAACAGAAAAACTCCGACAATGAATCCACCTTGATGGAAGAGGAGTTTGGG AGACTGCCAAACTTTAAAAACTGGAGGACATTCAACACAGGGATCACAGAAGAAAACAAGAGCAAGAATCGCTCCTCATCTGTTATCCCAT ACGACTACAACAGAGTGTTGCTGAAGATGGATGAAGGACGCAGTCATGACAGTGAGCACGATGAcgatgaagaagaagagtcaTCGGACGAAGAGGATGACGAATCCACAAAATACATCAATGCGTCCCAACTTGAG GGCTACTGGAGCCCACGCGCCTTCATCGCAGCACAGACTCCACTGCCAGACACCATCGCTGACTTCTGGAGCATGATTCACCAGAAGAAAGCATCCACTGTCGTCATGCTCTCAGACAGCAGTGAGGGTGATGAG GACTCTGTGTATTgggataaagagaagaaaacatttgGGGAAATTGAGGTGGAGGTGACAAGCACTGACATCTCCCCAACTTTTGTCAAACGCAACATGCAGATCCGCCACGTCAAG aggaaagagggtCGGTCAGTGAAGCACTTCCAGTTCCTCAAGTGGGTGAACACAGACCTGCCAGAGAAATCTCAAGATCTGACAGACATGATCAAGGACATCAAGCAGAGTTTTGGCAGCGGCAAATCACAGGGAAGCGTGCCCATTGTGGTCCACTGCAA TGATGGCTCGTCCCGTTCGGGGATTTTCTGTGCTCTGTGGACCCTGCTGGACAGCGCTGAGAGTGAAAAGCTACTGGATGTTTTCCAGGTGGTCAAAACCATACGCAAGGAGAGACAGGGCATGTTCAGCAGCAtg GAGCAGTACAAGTATTTGTATGATGCAGTGAGGTTGGTCTACCCTGTCCAGAATGGGGAGGTGAAAGGAGTACAGACAACAGCACAGGCAACAGTACAGGCAACCTCCTCTGTCCAGATTGTAAATGAAACCGAAGCAACACAGCAATCAGCTGAGAAGGCTGAGAAGGCTGAGAAGGATGAGAAGGCTGAGAAGGATGAGAAGGCTGAGCAGTCAGCCAGCACTACCAtcagtgagcagcagggggAAGCAGAGAACACTCCTCTGGTGgctgatggagggaaggaagacaaaAAACAGGAGCCTGAAAAAGGGTCCAGCGGTCCCACAGAGACAACACCACTGGAGGACACCAGCAACGGCACCACTGTCACTGTGGAGGTCTGA